Proteins from a single region of Hordeum vulgare subsp. vulgare chromosome 6H, MorexV3_pseudomolecules_assembly, whole genome shotgun sequence:
- the LOC123405968 gene encoding uncharacterized protein LOC123405968: MAPALPSLEHPPATGQDAASPDPPRHSSSRTRPALGLPRHRSSCTSFPVASNSLTWWALLIGAADSDPIPFFTPAIVAPTRAMASLRARQCAAPGPMTMKWRRSPGTGLLFLSVCSSRLLYVIREDCFFMRASFV; encoded by the coding sequence ATGGCGCCGGCCCTCCCTTCGCTCGAGCATCCGCCCGCGACCGGCCAAGACGCCGCCAGCCCCGACCCTCCACGTCACTCGAGTAGCCGCACGCGgccggccttgggcctcccccgtCACCGGAGTAGCTGCACGTCCTTTCCCGTCGCCTCGAACAGCCTCACGTGGTGGGCCCTACTCATCGGCGCCGCCGACTCTGACCCCATCCCCTTCTTTACCCCAGCCATCGTCGCCCCAACCAGGGCCATGGCGTCCCTCCGAGCTCGGCAATGTGCAGCGCCTGGACCCATGACGATGAAGTGGAGAAGAAGTCCAGGGACCGGATTGCTTTTTTTATCTGTATGTAGTTCTAGGTTGCTTTATGTAATACGTGAGGACTGTTTTTTTATGCGAGCCTCCTTTGTGTAA